From the Cyanobacteria bacterium FACHB-DQ100 genome, one window contains:
- a CDS encoding S8 family serine peptidase — protein MRKLLIIALCLVGLGWAIVQFPGLATQGTYDRIILDFRDDLANAEIQSQIDAIAQNYHVRPQLNSQFSQLEHLYTVEGDKSLLDQLKKSNLKRYTEAIEPDYIYRIPQGETPKAVRSNSEPKLSALAPNDPMYSQQWNLHNIGIESGWTETKGRGVTVAVIDTGVSKVPDLEQTNFVTGYDFVNDSDNAEDDNGHGTHVAGTIAQSTNNNFGVAGIAYEANIMPLKVLSSFGGGTVADIAEAIRFAADNKADVINLSLGGGGESSVLKDAIDYAHGKGVVVVAAAGNSSSNAADYPARYPHAIAVAALDASGEKAPYSNFGAGVDIAAPGGSTAQGEAGGILQNTLNPQTGESVFAAFQGTSMAAPHVAGVAALIKAAGVTEPDEVLTVLKQSARKVEADELNHFGAGKLDASAAVKLALHGKITFNDFWRWLRDNGYLNPRFWIDGGVVGLLPKLAMVLGSYLLAWFLKVYFPFNWGWAMSSGLVAGSSGLFFLRGLYRFDMPQFPFRILGSSLPELGSAIQASGALNPISASVLIPFMLLALLLGHSQGRLFAIGTTIGVTTFLGISAIVDPQVMWLGEGFIGRAYLIVNALLCYGLARLALKAGERTV, from the coding sequence ATGAGAAAGCTCCTGATCATCGCCCTCTGTCTTGTGGGATTGGGTTGGGCGATCGTGCAGTTTCCCGGTTTAGCCACTCAAGGCACTTACGATCGCATCATTCTCGATTTCCGCGATGACCTCGCCAACGCTGAGATTCAATCTCAGATTGATGCGATCGCGCAAAATTATCATGTCCGCCCTCAGTTAAATAGTCAATTTTCACAACTCGAACATCTTTATACGGTTGAAGGCGACAAATCGCTGTTAGACCAACTGAAAAAATCCAATTTGAAGCGATACACCGAAGCGATCGAGCCGGATTATATCTATCGCATTCCCCAAGGTGAAACGCCGAAAGCGGTTCGTTCAAACTCTGAACCAAAGCTCTCCGCTCTAGCGCCCAACGATCCGATGTACAGCCAACAATGGAACTTGCACAACATTGGCATCGAATCAGGCTGGACAGAAACGAAAGGACGGGGTGTAACGGTTGCAGTGATTGATACCGGAGTCTCGAAGGTTCCCGATTTAGAGCAGACTAACTTTGTTACAGGCTACGATTTTGTGAACGATAGCGACAATGCCGAAGACGACAACGGACATGGAACTCACGTTGCAGGCACGATCGCACAGTCCACAAACAATAACTTTGGCGTTGCCGGAATTGCTTACGAAGCAAACATTATGCCGCTCAAGGTTCTGAGTTCTTTTGGCGGTGGAACCGTTGCAGACATTGCGGAAGCCATTCGATTTGCAGCAGATAACAAAGCTGATGTGATCAACCTCAGTTTGGGTGGCGGTGGTGAAAGTTCAGTGCTGAAAGATGCGATCGACTATGCTCACGGTAAAGGGGTCGTGGTCGTCGCAGCGGCGGGAAATTCCAGCAGCAATGCGGCAGATTATCCAGCACGGTATCCTCATGCGATCGCGGTGGCAGCATTAGATGCCTCTGGAGAAAAAGCGCCTTATTCTAACTTTGGTGCCGGGGTGGATATTGCTGCTCCGGGTGGCTCAACGGCTCAAGGTGAAGCAGGCGGCATTCTGCAAAATACACTGAATCCCCAAACGGGTGAATCTGTGTTTGCAGCCTTTCAAGGAACGAGCATGGCGGCTCCGCACGTTGCGGGAGTGGCAGCTTTGATCAAAGCCGCAGGAGTCACCGAACCTGATGAAGTGTTAACTGTTCTGAAGCAATCCGCTCGCAAAGTTGAAGCTGATGAACTAAATCATTTTGGAGCCGGAAAGCTGGATGCCTCAGCAGCAGTCAAACTCGCGCTACACGGCAAGATTACGTTTAACGATTTTTGGCGCTGGCTGCGGGATAATGGCTATCTAAATCCGCGCTTCTGGATCGATGGTGGAGTCGTAGGACTACTGCCAAAACTGGCAATGGTACTCGGTTCTTATCTATTGGCATGGTTCTTGAAAGTGTACTTCCCGTTCAACTGGGGTTGGGCGATGTCTTCAGGTTTAGTCGCTGGAAGTTCTGGACTGTTCTTTCTCCGGGGACTGTACCGATTTGATATGCCGCAATTTCCGTTCCGCATCCTGGGAAGTTCGCTGCCTGAACTGGGAAGCGCAATTCAAGCGAGTGGAGCGCTCAATCCGATTTCTGCCAGTGTGCTGATTCCGTTTATGCTGCTTGCGTTATTGTTAGGACATTCTCAGGGAAGATTGTTTGCGATCGGCACGACGATCGGCGTGACGACTTTCCTGGGAATTAGCGCGATCGTTGATCCACAAGTCATGTGGCTCGGTGAGGGTTTCATCGGGAGAGCGTATTTGATTGTGAATGCACTACTCTGCTATGGGCTAGCGCGATTGGCTTTGAAAGCGGGAGAAAGAACAGTATGA
- a CDS encoding YtxH domain-containing protein → MTNSNQFLTTETPPVNSSSYSSASPPGSGNGLTKIVIGASIGAILGGFAASLLTPEVTERFNRSIRNVGGTAKSTADTLNDAVQQIGDSVNSVAENIDGSTKDVNEAVNSVTTNVSHTVRSTVSTVRQTADGVNETVRTVINAVNAVKAIANDVQAPAQRVVNMPTASPTAPTGDTLYKLVPVNEDPK, encoded by the coding sequence GTGACGAATAGCAATCAGTTTTTAACAACAGAAACTCCTCCGGTTAATAGTTCTAGCTATTCATCAGCTAGCCCACCAGGGAGCGGAAATGGCTTGACGAAGATTGTGATTGGAGCATCGATCGGAGCAATCTTGGGTGGTTTTGCAGCATCGCTTCTGACCCCAGAAGTGACAGAGCGATTCAATCGCAGCATCCGTAACGTAGGTGGAACTGCAAAATCAACTGCTGATACTCTCAATGATGCCGTTCAGCAGATTGGAGATTCGGTCAACAGTGTCGCTGAGAATATCGATGGTTCTACCAAAGATGTGAACGAGGCGGTTAACAGTGTGACAACCAATGTAAGTCATACTGTGAGAAGCACTGTGAGTACAGTGAGGCAGACAGCAGATGGTGTCAACGAAACTGTGAGAACTGTGATCAATGCGGTTAACGCGGTAAAAGCGATCGCCAATGATGTTCAAGCTCCAGCACAACGAGTCGTCAATATGCCCACTGCTTCACCCACTGCCCCCACGGGTGACACGCTTTATAAGCTAGTTCCGGTGAATGAAGATCCGAAATAG